The Nocardioides humi genome includes a region encoding these proteins:
- a CDS encoding SAM-dependent methyltransferase, whose translation MLVTPIGMLRTPHTQREHTPIQATANLAEEGVAEIDARFAAALDGLSAFSHAWLLTWLGDDPPTPLDSLHQRPFLRQDGPPLGVFAMRGPRRPVPIGLSLVEVVDVGDTRLRFRGVDMVDGTPLLDIKPFFPAADQPRSPVRAGWFDEVDVPEGATPASLRAAPAEDDGRP comes from the coding sequence ATGCTGGTCACGCCGATCGGGATGCTCCGGACACCCCACACGCAGCGCGAGCACACCCCGATCCAGGCCACGGCCAACCTGGCCGAGGAGGGCGTGGCGGAGATCGACGCCCGCTTCGCAGCCGCGCTCGACGGCCTGTCCGCCTTCTCCCACGCCTGGCTGCTGACCTGGCTCGGCGACGACCCGCCGACACCGCTCGACAGCCTGCACCAGCGTCCGTTCCTGCGCCAGGACGGACCCCCGCTGGGCGTCTTCGCCATGCGCGGACCCCGCCGGCCGGTCCCGATCGGCCTCAGCCTGGTCGAGGTCGTGGACGTCGGCGACACCCGGCTGCGCTTCCGCGGCGTCGACATGGTCGACGGCACCCCGCTGCTCGACATCAAGCCGTTCTTCCCCGCCGCCGACCAGCCCCGCTCCCCCGTGCGGGCGGGCTGGTTCGACGAGGTCGACGTACCCGAGGGCGCCACGCCGGCCTCCCTGCGGGCCGCTCCGGCCGAGGACGACGGACGTCCCTGA
- the dps gene encoding DNA starvation/stationary phase protection protein Dps yields MARTQTLHFTTPGLDEKAAQRVVELLQSRLDACTDLHLTLKHVHWNVVGPHFIAVHEMLDPQVDTVRGFADDLAERIATLGGSPQGTPGSLVERRAWDDYDIGRATTQQHLAALDVVYQGVISTYRDGIKELDDLDLVTQDMFIAQTEQLELFHWFIRAHLEDTGGNLSTAGATTEEEAAAEA; encoded by the coding sequence ATGGCACGCACGCAGACCCTCCACTTCACCACGCCCGGCCTCGACGAGAAGGCGGCCCAGCGGGTCGTCGAGCTCCTCCAGAGCCGGCTCGACGCCTGCACCGACCTCCACCTCACGCTCAAGCACGTCCACTGGAACGTCGTCGGCCCGCACTTCATCGCCGTCCACGAGATGCTCGATCCCCAGGTCGACACGGTCCGCGGCTTCGCCGACGACCTCGCCGAGCGGATCGCCACCCTCGGCGGCTCGCCCCAGGGCACCCCGGGCTCCCTGGTCGAGCGCCGCGCCTGGGACGACTACGACATCGGCCGCGCGACCACCCAGCAGCACCTCGCCGCGCTCGACGTCGTCTACCAAGGGGTGATCTCGACCTACCGCGACGGCATCAAGGAGCTGGACGACCTCGACCTGGTCACCCAGGACATGTTCATCGCCCAGACCGAGCAGCTCGAGCTCTTCCACTGGTTCATCCGCGCCCACCTCGAGGACACCGGCGGCAACCTGAGCACGGCCGGCGCCACCACCGAGGAGGAGGCGGCCGCCGAGGCCTGA
- the thrS gene encoding threonine--tRNA ligase: MSDIKVAVLVPDARQEETVTEGTRAWELFRDDADVIAARVGGELKDLSYELVDGDEVEGVAIDSPDGLDILRHSTAHVLAQAVQQVFPDARLGIGPPIQDGFYYDFDVETPFVPEDLVRLETAMRKIIKENQRFDRRVTTDEDALVELADEPYKVELIGLKGNASEAAEGASAEVGAGELTIYDNVNRNGEVAWKDLCRGPHLPTTKRIPAFKLMRSAAAYWRGDERNKQLQRIYGTAWPSKDELDAYLHRLEEAERRDHRKLGRELDLFSFPDEIGSGLPVFHPKGGVIKRAMEDYVRERHIAEGFEYVGTPHIAKEGLFYTSGHLPYYGEGMYPALDVDGMEYRLKAMNCPMHNLIYRSRQRSYRELPLRLFEFGHVYRHEKSGVIHGLTRVRGFAQDDSHSYVTPEQAPAEVEHLLNFMLSLLRDFGIDDFYLELSTRDDSKDKFIGSDEDWAIATQVLEDVALATGLELVPDPGGAAYYGPKISVQAKDAIGRTWQMGTVQYDFNQPSPDRFDLEYVAADGSRQQPVMIHSAKFGSIERFMGVLVEHYAGAFPPWLAPVQVQGIPVAERHVDYLHEVAAQLEEHGIRVEIDESDDRMQKKIRNAQLQKVPFMVIAGDQDVEAGAVSFRYRDGRQDNGVPVAEAIERVVAAVASREQV; the protein is encoded by the coding sequence GTGTCCGACATCAAGGTCGCCGTCCTCGTCCCTGACGCGCGCCAGGAGGAGACGGTCACGGAGGGCACCAGGGCCTGGGAGCTGTTCCGCGACGACGCCGACGTGATCGCCGCCCGCGTGGGCGGGGAGCTGAAGGACCTCTCCTACGAGCTGGTCGACGGCGACGAGGTGGAGGGCGTGGCGATCGACAGCCCCGACGGGCTCGACATCCTGCGGCACTCGACCGCGCACGTGCTGGCGCAGGCCGTGCAGCAGGTGTTCCCGGACGCGAGGCTCGGCATCGGCCCGCCGATCCAGGACGGCTTCTACTACGACTTCGACGTCGAGACCCCGTTCGTGCCCGAGGACCTCGTCAGGCTCGAGACCGCGATGCGCAAGATCATCAAGGAGAACCAGCGCTTCGACCGGCGGGTCACCACCGACGAGGACGCGCTGGTCGAGCTGGCCGACGAGCCCTACAAGGTCGAGCTGATCGGCCTCAAGGGCAACGCGAGCGAGGCGGCCGAGGGCGCCTCCGCCGAGGTCGGCGCGGGCGAGCTGACCATCTACGACAACGTCAACCGCAACGGCGAGGTCGCCTGGAAGGACCTCTGCCGCGGCCCGCACCTGCCGACCACCAAGCGGATCCCGGCGTTCAAGCTGATGCGCAGCGCGGCGGCGTACTGGCGCGGGGACGAGAGGAACAAGCAGCTCCAGCGCATCTACGGCACCGCCTGGCCGAGCAAGGACGAGCTCGACGCCTACCTCCACCGCCTGGAGGAGGCCGAGCGCCGCGACCACCGCAAGCTCGGCCGCGAGCTCGACCTGTTCTCCTTCCCCGACGAGATCGGCTCCGGCCTGCCCGTCTTCCACCCCAAGGGCGGCGTGATCAAGCGGGCGATGGAGGACTACGTCCGCGAGCGGCACATCGCCGAGGGCTTCGAGTACGTCGGCACGCCCCACATCGCCAAGGAGGGGCTGTTCTACACCTCCGGCCACCTGCCCTACTACGGCGAGGGGATGTACCCCGCGCTCGACGTCGACGGCATGGAGTACCGCCTCAAGGCGATGAACTGCCCGATGCACAACCTCATCTACCGCTCCCGGCAGCGCTCCTACCGCGAGCTGCCGCTGCGGCTCTTCGAGTTCGGGCACGTCTACCGCCACGAGAAGTCCGGCGTGATCCACGGCCTGACCCGGGTGCGCGGCTTCGCCCAGGACGACTCCCACTCCTATGTCACCCCCGAGCAGGCGCCGGCCGAGGTGGAGCACCTGCTCAACTTCATGCTCAGCCTGCTGCGCGACTTCGGGATCGACGACTTCTACCTCGAGCTGTCGACCCGCGACGACTCCAAGGACAAGTTCATCGGCTCCGACGAGGACTGGGCGATCGCCACCCAGGTGCTCGAGGACGTGGCACTGGCGACCGGCCTGGAGCTCGTCCCCGACCCGGGCGGCGCGGCGTACTACGGCCCGAAGATCTCGGTGCAGGCCAAGGACGCCATCGGCCGCACCTGGCAGATGGGCACGGTGCAGTACGACTTCAACCAGCCCTCGCCCGACCGCTTCGACCTGGAGTACGTCGCCGCCGACGGCAGCCGGCAGCAGCCGGTGATGATCCACTCGGCGAAGTTCGGCTCCATCGAGCGCTTCATGGGCGTCCTCGTCGAGCACTACGCCGGCGCCTTCCCTCCGTGGCTGGCCCCGGTCCAGGTGCAGGGCATCCCGGTCGCGGAGCGGCACGTCGACTATCTCCACGAGGTCGCCGCGCAGCTCGAGGAGCACGGGATCCGGGTGGAGATCGACGAGTCCGACGACCGGATGCAGAAGAAGATCCGCAACGCCCAGCTGCAGAAGGTGCCGTTCATGGTCATCGCCGGCGACCAGGACGTCGAGGCGGGCGCGGTGAGCTTCCGCTACCGCGACGGCCGCCAGGACAACGGCGTACCCGTCGCCGAGGCGATCGAGCGCGTCGTCGCCGCAGTCGCCAGCAGGGAGCAGGTCTGA
- a CDS encoding TetR/AcrR family transcriptional regulator yields the protein MTSSAEGVDAEPLDGRRRRWQEHNQVRRQVIIDAAIAVLERQAPGEEFQVQAVADEAGMSRTVIYRHFEDRSDLDRAVQRQICEHVGGELLPALSYDGTPDQIIHRIVGSFIRWAEAHPTLYWFAERDLAGWGPSPLSQAVEQVAEGIEGIMAIVVAAMGVELTDDDRAALDPWVFGMIGAVFAAVRRWLEREVREPGIEACISILSESIWLQINGMALSRGLNLPDLPVADLLQALGHADGDAGGEGEA from the coding sequence ATGACCTCGAGCGCGGAGGGTGTGGACGCCGAGCCGCTCGACGGGCGCCGGAGACGCTGGCAGGAGCACAACCAGGTGCGCCGCCAGGTGATCATCGACGCCGCGATCGCCGTCTTGGAGCGCCAGGCCCCCGGTGAGGAGTTCCAGGTCCAGGCGGTGGCCGACGAGGCCGGGATGAGCCGCACCGTCATCTACCGCCACTTCGAGGACCGCTCGGACCTCGACCGGGCGGTGCAGCGCCAGATCTGCGAGCACGTCGGCGGCGAGCTGCTCCCCGCGCTGTCGTACGACGGCACGCCGGACCAGATCATCCACCGCATCGTCGGCAGCTTCATCCGCTGGGCCGAGGCGCACCCGACGCTGTACTGGTTCGCCGAGCGCGACCTCGCCGGCTGGGGGCCCAGCCCGCTCAGCCAGGCGGTCGAGCAGGTCGCGGAGGGGATCGAGGGGATCATGGCGATCGTGGTCGCGGCGATGGGCGTCGAGCTCACCGACGACGACCGTGCGGCCCTGGACCCGTGGGTCTTCGGCATGATCGGCGCCGTCTTCGCCGCCGTCCGCCGCTGGCTCGAGCGCGAGGTGCGCGAGCCCGGGATCGAGGCCTGCATCAGCATCCTGTCGGAGTCGATCTGGCTGCAGATCAACGGCATGGCGCTCTCCCGCGGCCTCAACCTGCCCGACCTGCCGGTCGCCGACCTGCTCCAGGCGCTGGGGCACGCCGATGGCGACGCCGGCGGTGAGGGCGAGGCATGA
- a CDS encoding HIT family protein — translation MSTGPDGLERLWTPHRMAYVRGEADDPAAEPAHADPRPACPFCRITADPATSTDDELVVLRGRTAYVVLNLYPYNPGHLMVLPYRHVADYLDLDDEETDEVTALTKAALRTIRSVAQPHAFNVGLNLGGAAGGSLSGHLHQHVVPRWSGDANFMTVIGGTKTLPQLLGETRDLLASAWQ, via the coding sequence ATGAGCACCGGCCCCGACGGGCTCGAGCGCCTCTGGACGCCGCACCGGATGGCCTACGTCCGCGGCGAGGCCGACGACCCTGCCGCCGAGCCCGCCCACGCCGACCCGCGTCCGGCCTGCCCGTTCTGCCGGATCACCGCGGACCCCGCCACCTCGACCGACGACGAGCTGGTCGTCCTCCGCGGCCGCACGGCGTACGTCGTGCTCAACCTCTACCCCTACAACCCCGGGCACCTCATGGTGCTGCCCTACCGCCACGTCGCCGACTACCTCGACCTCGACGACGAGGAGACCGACGAGGTGACCGCGCTGACCAAGGCGGCGCTGCGGACGATCCGCTCGGTCGCGCAGCCGCACGCCTTCAACGTCGGGCTCAACCTCGGCGGCGCGGCGGGCGGCTCGCTGTCGGGCCACCTGCACCAGCACGTCGTGCCCCGCTGGTCGGGCGACGCGAACTTCATGACCGTCATCGGCGGCACCAAGACCCTCCCGCAGCTGCTGGGCGAGACCCGCGATCTGCTGGCGAGCGCCTGGCAGTAG
- the pgsA gene encoding phosphatidylinositol phosphate synthase, with protein sequence MLDRFKEFWAGTVLHPVVRLFIRLGISPDAVTLVGTLGVSAGALIFFPQGELLIGVLFITAFVFSDLIDGRMARETGRVSKFGAFWDSTLDRIGDGAIFGGLALYFAGTGKDQGDSYLYLCVTLWCLVMGSVTSYARARAESLGMDAKGGIAERADRLVSILVMTGLGALFDLPILMYVTLWALALASTYTVVFRVLKVRRQALAAEAAGEGPSEGETPA encoded by the coding sequence GTGTTGGATCGCTTCAAGGAGTTCTGGGCCGGGACCGTGCTGCACCCCGTGGTGCGGCTGTTCATCCGGCTGGGCATCAGCCCGGACGCGGTGACCCTGGTCGGCACCCTCGGCGTCAGCGCCGGCGCCCTGATCTTCTTCCCGCAGGGCGAGCTGCTCATCGGCGTCCTGTTCATCACCGCCTTCGTGTTCAGCGACCTGATCGACGGCCGGATGGCGCGCGAGACCGGGCGGGTCTCGAAGTTCGGCGCCTTCTGGGACTCCACCCTCGACCGGATCGGCGACGGCGCGATCTTCGGCGGCCTCGCGCTCTACTTCGCCGGCACCGGCAAGGACCAGGGCGACAGCTACCTCTACCTCTGCGTCACGCTGTGGTGCCTGGTGATGGGCTCGGTCACCTCCTACGCCCGGGCCCGCGCGGAGTCCCTCGGCATGGACGCCAAGGGCGGCATCGCCGAGCGCGCCGACCGGCTCGTCTCGATCCTCGTGATGACCGGCCTCGGGGCGCTGTTCGACCTCCCGATCCTCATGTACGTCACGCTCTGGGCGCTCGCCCTCGCCAGCACCTACACGGTCGTCTTCCGGGTCCTGAAGGTACGCCGGCAGGCGCTCGCAGCGGAGGCCGCGGGGGAGGGCCCGTCCGAGGGGGAGACCCCGGCGTAG
- the pdxS gene encoding pyridoxal 5'-phosphate synthase lyase subunit PdxS, with the protein MSEQQEHGTTRVKRGMAEMLKGGVIMDVVTPEQAKIAEDAGAVAVMALERVPADIRAQGGVSRMSDPDMIDGIIEAVSIPVMAKARIGHFAEAQVLQSLGVDYIDESEVLTPADYAHHIDKWAFTVPFVCGATNLGEALRRITEGAAMIRSKGEAGTGDVSNAVTHMRTIRGEIRRLGSLAGSGGDELYVAAKELQAPYDLVAEVARTGKLPVVLFTAGGIATPADAAMMMQLGAEGVFVGSGIFKSGNPAQRAEAIVKATTFFDDPDVVAKVSRGLGEAMVGINVEELPQPHRLSERGW; encoded by the coding sequence ATGAGCGAGCAGCAGGAGCACGGCACCACCCGGGTCAAGCGCGGCATGGCCGAGATGCTCAAGGGTGGCGTCATCATGGACGTGGTCACCCCGGAGCAGGCGAAGATCGCCGAGGACGCCGGCGCGGTGGCCGTGATGGCGCTGGAGCGGGTCCCTGCGGACATCCGTGCCCAGGGTGGGGTGTCGCGGATGAGCGACCCCGACATGATCGACGGGATCATCGAGGCCGTCTCGATCCCGGTGATGGCCAAGGCCCGGATCGGGCACTTCGCCGAGGCGCAGGTGCTGCAGTCGCTGGGTGTGGACTACATCGACGAGTCCGAGGTGCTGACCCCGGCCGACTACGCCCACCACATCGACAAGTGGGCCTTCACGGTGCCGTTCGTGTGCGGTGCGACCAACCTGGGTGAGGCGCTGCGCCGGATCACCGAGGGGGCGGCGATGATCCGCTCCAAGGGCGAGGCCGGCACGGGTGATGTGTCCAACGCGGTCACCCACATGCGCACGATCCGGGGCGAGATCCGCCGGCTCGGCTCGCTGGCCGGGTCGGGTGGGGACGAGTTGTACGTCGCCGCGAAGGAGCTCCAGGCGCCGTACGACCTGGTGGCCGAGGTCGCGCGGACCGGCAAGCTGCCCGTCGTGCTGTTCACCGCCGGTGGCATCGCGACCCCGGCGGACGCGGCGATGATGATGCAGCTGGGCGCCGAGGGCGTGTTCGTCGGCTCGGGCATCTTCAAGTCGGGCAACCCGGCCCAGCGGGCCGAGGCGATCGTGAAGGCCACGACCTTCTTCGACGACCCCGACGTGGTCGCGAAGGTCTCCCGCGGCCTGGGCGAGGCGATGGTCGGCATCAACGTGGAGGAGCTGCCGCAGCCGCATCGTCTCTCCGAGCGCGGCTGGTGA
- the pdxT gene encoding pyridoxal 5'-phosphate synthase glutaminase subunit PdxT produces the protein MTTAPSVGVFALQGDVREHLQVLTALGADAFPVRRPAELERCDGLVLPGGESTTMAKLARTFELLEPLRERVRDGMPTFGTCAGMILLADRIEGGTADQETIGGLDVTVRRNAFGRQVDSFEADLPFAGLAEPVHAVFIRAPWVERTGPGVEVLAEAAGHPVAVRQGHLMATSFHPEVDGDGRVHRVFLGLLGG, from the coding sequence GTGACGACGGCGCCGTCCGTCGGCGTCTTCGCGCTCCAGGGCGACGTCCGCGAGCACCTGCAGGTCCTCACCGCGCTCGGCGCCGACGCGTTCCCGGTACGACGCCCGGCCGAGCTCGAGCGCTGCGACGGCCTCGTGCTGCCCGGCGGGGAGTCGACCACGATGGCCAAGCTGGCCCGGACCTTCGAGCTCCTCGAGCCGCTGCGCGAGCGCGTCCGGGACGGCATGCCGACCTTCGGCACCTGCGCGGGGATGATCCTGCTGGCCGACCGGATCGAGGGCGGCACGGCCGACCAGGAGACGATCGGCGGGCTCGACGTGACGGTGCGGCGCAACGCCTTCGGCCGGCAGGTCGACTCCTTCGAGGCCGACCTGCCGTTCGCGGGCCTGGCCGAGCCGGTGCACGCGGTGTTCATCCGCGCGCCGTGGGTCGAGCGGACCGGCCCCGGCGTCGAGGTGCTCGCCGAGGCGGCGGGCCACCCGGTCGCCGTACGCCAGGGGCACCTGATGGCGACGTCCTTCCACCCGGAGGTCGACGGCGACGGCCGGGTGCACCGGGTCTTCCTCGGTCTGCTCGGGGGCTGA
- a CDS encoding acyltransferase family protein: MRQQWMDGLRGVTVVAVVLLHAELTAGPLPWLAAVNQALEPYRMPLLMTLSGMLLARSLSRGARRHLTGKVRAILWPYAVWTLLDVAHLAADALAAGEPLPPGLLRRLVYDPTSYLWFLAFLFCYHVLATPLPGRLRTAAGPALVLLGGALEPTDLSRFVTLAGWFLVGDLVARVVGPRVPPTMAGRIARVRWGVLASVGRQSIVYYACHLIVMVYAVRLAREAGVTDPRATVAVAVVVPLATGALLVRLRRHRWVDALFVWPRVESTAGTEQSGVAAPGVVPART; encoded by the coding sequence GTGCGCCAGCAGTGGATGGACGGGCTGCGGGGCGTCACGGTCGTGGCGGTCGTGCTTCTCCACGCGGAGCTCACCGCCGGCCCGCTGCCGTGGCTGGCCGCGGTCAACCAGGCGCTCGAGCCCTACCGGATGCCGCTGCTGATGACCCTCTCCGGCATGCTCCTGGCCCGCTCGCTGTCCCGGGGCGCCCGGCGCCACCTGACCGGCAAGGTGCGGGCCATCCTGTGGCCCTACGCGGTCTGGACCCTGCTCGACGTCGCCCACCTGGCGGCCGACGCGCTCGCGGCGGGCGAGCCGCTGCCGCCGGGTCTCCTGCGCCGGCTGGTCTACGACCCGACGAGCTACCTGTGGTTCCTCGCCTTCCTGTTCTGCTACCACGTGCTCGCCACGCCGCTGCCGGGCCGGCTGCGCACCGCCGCCGGCCCCGCGCTGGTGCTCCTCGGCGGGGCGCTGGAGCCGACCGACCTGAGCCGGTTCGTCACGCTCGCCGGCTGGTTCCTCGTCGGCGACCTCGTCGCGCGGGTCGTCGGCCCCCGCGTGCCGCCCACGATGGCGGGACGGATCGCCCGGGTCCGGTGGGGCGTGCTGGCGTCCGTCGGCCGCCAGTCGATCGTCTACTACGCCTGCCACCTGATCGTCATGGTGTACGCCGTGCGGCTGGCCCGCGAGGCGGGCGTGACCGATCCGCGGGCGACGGTGGCGGTGGCCGTCGTCGTACCACTCGCGACGGGGGCGCTGCTGGTCCGTCTGCGGCGACACCGCTGGGTGGACGCGCTCTTCGTGTGGCCACGGGTAGAATCCACGGCCGGCACCGAGCAGAGCGGTGTGGCGGCGCCCGGGGTGGTGCCGGCCCGCACATAG
- a CDS encoding YebC/PmpR family DNA-binding transcriptional regulator, with protein MSGHSKWATTKHKKAAIDAKRGKLFAKLIKNIEIAAKMGGPDPSGNPTLYDAIQKAKKQSVPNKNIDSAVKRGGGLEGGGVDYETIMYEVYGPQGVAVLVECLTDNRNRAAMEVRTAVTRNGGTMADPGSVSRLFHRKGVVVVTKQQEDKEVSEDDVLEATLDAGAEEVNDLGESFEVQSEATDVVAVRTALQEAGIDYDSAEVQFVATMDIPVADPGAAGKVFKLVDAVDDLDDVQNVFSNADIPDEVLDQIEE; from the coding sequence ATGTCTGGCCACTCCAAGTGGGCGACCACCAAGCACAAGAAGGCCGCGATCGACGCCAAGCGCGGCAAGCTCTTCGCGAAGCTGATCAAGAACATCGAGATCGCCGCGAAGATGGGTGGCCCCGACCCCTCCGGCAACCCGACGCTCTACGACGCCATCCAGAAGGCCAAGAAGCAGTCGGTGCCCAACAAGAACATCGACTCCGCGGTCAAGCGCGGCGGCGGGCTCGAGGGCGGCGGCGTCGACTACGAGACGATCATGTACGAGGTCTACGGCCCCCAGGGCGTCGCGGTCCTCGTCGAGTGCCTCACCGACAACCGCAACCGCGCCGCGATGGAGGTCCGCACCGCGGTCACCCGCAACGGCGGCACCATGGCCGACCCCGGCTCGGTGTCCCGGCTGTTCCACCGCAAGGGCGTCGTGGTCGTCACCAAGCAGCAGGAGGACAAGGAGGTCTCCGAGGACGACGTCCTCGAGGCCACCCTCGACGCCGGCGCCGAGGAGGTCAACGACCTCGGCGAGAGCTTCGAGGTCCAGTCCGAGGCCACCGACGTGGTGGCGGTCCGCACGGCGCTGCAGGAGGCCGGGATCGACTACGACTCCGCCGAGGTGCAGTTCGTCGCGACGATGGACATCCCGGTCGCCGACCCGGGAGCCGCGGGCAAGGTGTTCAAGCTGGTCGACGCGGTCGACGACCTCGACGACGTGCAGAACGTCTTCTCCAACGCCGACATCCCCGACGAGGTCCTGGACCAGATCGAGGAGTGA
- the ruvC gene encoding crossover junction endodeoxyribonuclease RuvC has protein sequence MRVLGIDPGLTRCGLGVVEGSIGRPLGLVDVGVVRTPSAWSVPERLVFIEKGIEARLDEHAPDAVAIERIFARSDVSTIMGTAQAAGIAMVCAARRGLPVALHTPSEVKAAVSGNGRADKAQVGAMVTRILRLDAMPKPADAADALALAITHIWRGGSQARIEAALAAAGRKAR, from the coding sequence GTGCGCGTGCTCGGGATCGACCCGGGGCTGACCCGCTGCGGGCTCGGCGTGGTCGAGGGCTCGATCGGCCGACCGCTGGGCCTGGTCGACGTCGGCGTGGTCCGCACGCCCTCGGCGTGGTCGGTGCCCGAACGCCTGGTCTTCATCGAGAAGGGCATCGAGGCCCGCCTCGACGAGCATGCCCCCGACGCCGTGGCGATCGAGCGGATCTTCGCCCGTTCCGACGTCAGCACGATCATGGGCACCGCCCAGGCGGCCGGGATCGCCATGGTCTGCGCCGCGCGCCGCGGCCTGCCGGTCGCGCTGCACACCCCGAGCGAGGTGAAGGCCGCGGTGTCCGGCAACGGCCGCGCCGACAAGGCCCAGGTCGGGGCCATGGTCACCCGCATCCTGCGCCTGGACGCGATGCCCAAGCCCGCCGACGCCGCCGACGCGCTCGCGCTGGCGATCACCCACATCTGGCGCGGCGGCTCCCAGGCCCGGATCGAGGCGGCCCTCGCGGCCGCCGGAAGGAAGGCTCGATGA
- the ruvA gene encoding Holliday junction branch migration protein RuvA, whose amino-acid sequence MIAFVRGNVAALTLTSAVVEVGGVGLELMCTPGTLAQLRTGATATLPTSMVVREDSLTLFGFADEEEKTIFELVQTASGVGPKLAQAIVAVLSPDGVRTAIATEDVRTLTKVPGIGQKGAQRIILELKDRIGAPTGTTSSGAGPAEAAWRDQVHQGLVGLGYNAKDADKAVDAVAGEAGAAPDVRALLRAALRTLSKA is encoded by the coding sequence ATGATCGCGTTCGTCCGTGGCAATGTCGCCGCGCTCACCCTCACCAGCGCCGTGGTCGAGGTCGGGGGAGTCGGGCTGGAGCTGATGTGCACCCCCGGCACGCTCGCCCAGCTGCGCACCGGCGCCACGGCCACGCTGCCGACCAGCATGGTCGTGCGCGAGGACTCGCTCACCCTGTTCGGCTTCGCGGACGAGGAGGAGAAGACGATCTTCGAGCTGGTCCAGACCGCCTCCGGCGTGGGGCCCAAGCTCGCCCAGGCCATCGTGGCGGTGCTCTCGCCCGACGGCGTGCGCACCGCGATCGCCACCGAGGACGTGCGCACGCTCACCAAGGTCCCCGGCATCGGCCAGAAGGGGGCGCAGCGGATCATCCTGGAGCTCAAGGACCGCATCGGCGCGCCCACCGGTACGACGAGCTCGGGCGCAGGCCCCGCCGAGGCCGCCTGGCGCGACCAGGTCCACCAGGGACTGGTCGGGCTCGGCTACAACGCCAAGGACGCCGACAAGGCGGTCGACGCGGTCGCCGGCGAGGCGGGCGCGGCTCCCGACGTACGCGCGTTGCTGAGGGCCGCCCTCCGCACGCTGTCCAAGGCCTGA
- the ruvB gene encoding Holliday junction branch migration DNA helicase RuvB — protein sequence MPFHEDDLEAAEEVHLQSLTAAEAEGDERAVEAALRPRSLDEVVGQARVRDQLGLVLEAARQRGRAPDHVLLSGPPGLGKTTLAMIISHEMSAPLRLTSGPAITHAGDLAAILSGLNEGEVLFVDEIHRMSRPAEEMLYLAMEDFRVDVVIGKGPGATAIPLELPSFTLVGATTRAGLLPGPLRDRFGFTAHLEFYEPEELDRIVRRSADLLGVDLAPDGSAEIAGRSRGTPRIANRLLRRVRDYAQVRADGVVTSTVAQAALDLYEVDELGLDRLDRAVLDALCRRFGGGPVGVSTLAVAVGEERETVEEVAEPFLVRNGFLARTPRGRIATPAAWTHLGLTPPALPYDETGPTLFED from the coding sequence ATGCCCTTCCACGAGGACGACCTGGAGGCCGCGGAGGAGGTCCACCTCCAGTCGCTGACCGCCGCGGAGGCCGAGGGCGACGAGCGGGCCGTCGAGGCCGCGCTGCGGCCGCGCAGCCTCGACGAGGTCGTCGGCCAGGCCCGGGTCCGCGACCAGCTCGGCCTGGTCCTGGAGGCTGCGCGGCAGCGGGGGAGGGCACCCGACCACGTGCTGCTCTCCGGCCCGCCCGGGCTCGGCAAGACCACGCTGGCGATGATCATCTCCCACGAGATGAGCGCCCCGCTGCGGCTGACCAGCGGCCCCGCGATCACCCACGCCGGCGACCTCGCCGCGATCCTGTCCGGGCTCAACGAGGGCGAGGTGCTCTTCGTCGACGAGATCCACCGGATGTCGCGGCCGGCCGAGGAGATGCTCTACCTCGCGATGGAGGACTTCCGCGTCGACGTCGTGATCGGCAAGGGGCCGGGCGCCACCGCCATCCCGCTCGAGCTGCCGTCCTTCACCCTGGTCGGCGCGACCACCCGGGCCGGCCTGCTGCCGGGGCCGCTGCGCGACCGGTTCGGGTTCACCGCGCACCTGGAGTTCTACGAGCCCGAGGAGCTCGACCGGATCGTGCGGCGCTCCGCCGACCTGCTGGGCGTCGACCTCGCCCCCGACGGCTCCGCGGAGATCGCCGGCCGCTCGCGCGGCACCCCCCGGATCGCCAACCGGCTGCTGCGCCGGGTCCGCGACTACGCCCAGGTGCGTGCCGACGGCGTCGTCACCAGCACCGTCGCCCAGGCCGCGCTCGATCTCTACGAGGTCGACGAGCTGGGGCTCGACCGGCTCGACCGGGCCGTCCTCGACGCCCTGTGCCGTCGCTTCGGCGGCGGCCCGGTCGGCGTCTCCACGCTCGCCGTCGCGGTGGGCGAGGAGCGCGAGACCGTCGAGGAGGTCGCCGAGCCCTTCCTGGTCCGCAACGGGTTCCTCGCCCGGACCCCGCGCGGCCGGATCGCGACCCCGGCAGCCTGGACCCACCTCGGGCTCACGCCGCCGGCGCTGCCGTACGACGAGACCGGGCCGACCCTCTTCGAGGACTGA